A single genomic interval of uncultured Desulfobacter sp. harbors:
- a CDS encoding class I SAM-dependent methyltransferase — MRRLIPDAGAEGMEIGVGSGKFAVPLGIKVGVEPSEKMANIARLQGIEVHSGVAEDLPFSDGRFDFVLMVTTICFVDDIVKSFKEAFRVLKNDGFIIVGFVDKESELGKQYSEKKENSRFYKDATFFSVPEVLSHLNASDFVISSVLQTLIPGEKFNTIQEGFGRGSFAVIKGIKKTNN, encoded by the coding sequence ATCCGCCGGCTTATCCCTGACGCTGGAGCGGAGGGTATGGAAATAGGCGTTGGCTCGGGGAAATTCGCTGTTCCTCTGGGGATCAAGGTCGGCGTTGAGCCTTCAGAAAAAATGGCAAACATAGCAAGATTACAAGGCATTGAGGTCCATTCCGGTGTTGCAGAAGATTTGCCCTTTTCTGATGGCCGGTTTGATTTTGTTTTGATGGTAACGACCATCTGCTTTGTTGATGATATCGTTAAATCTTTTAAGGAAGCGTTCCGGGTATTAAAGAACGATGGATTCATTATTGTAGGATTTGTAGACAAAGAGAGCGAGCTTGGCAAACAGTATTCTGAAAAGAAAGAAAACAGCAGATTTTACAAAGATGCCACATTTTTTTCAGTGCCGGAGGTACTAAGCCATCTTAATGCATCGGATTTTGTGATATCGAGTGTTTTACAAACCCTTATCCCTGGAGAAAAATTTAATACCATTCAGGAAGGCTTTGGGAGAGGCTCTTTTGCTGTAATCAAGGGCATAAAAAAAACAAATAATTAA
- a CDS encoding GIY-YIG nuclease family protein: MQPVIPDKSDRNWSTYLLKCSDGSLYCGVTKNMRNRLIKHNEGVASKYTRSRLPVKLAAVKGYLTKREAYQLEYQIKKTPTHKKTATLNDWKPEN; encoded by the coding sequence ATGCAACCTGTCATCCCAGATAAATCTGACAGAAACTGGTCCACATATCTCCTGAAATGTTCAGATGGTTCGCTGTACTGCGGCGTCACTAAAAATATGAGAAATCGACTGATAAAGCATAACGAAGGGGTTGCCTCAAAATATACAAGATCGCGCCTGCCGGTAAAATTAGCTGCCGTCAAAGGATATTTGACCAAACGTGAGGCCTACCAGCTGGAATATCAAATCAAAAAAACCCCGACCCACAAAAAAACAGCAACGCTGAATGACTGGAAACCTGAAAATTGA
- a CDS encoding VOC family protein: MGFTIDHFNINVLNLEKSLAFYEKALGLTELRRKTATDGSYIIVYLTDNQSANKLELTWLKDRKAPYDLGDEEFHIAFKTDDFEAAHALHEKMGCICYENREMGIYFINDPDGYWLEVVPLK, from the coding sequence ATGGGATTTACAATTGATCATTTTAATATCAACGTATTGAATCTGGAAAAAAGTTTGGCTTTTTATGAAAAAGCACTCGGCCTAACAGAGCTGAGAAGAAAAACTGCCACAGACGGTTCCTATATTATTGTATATTTAACGGATAATCAGTCTGCCAATAAACTGGAACTCACCTGGCTCAAAGACAGGAAAGCGCCTTACGATCTCGGCGACGAAGAGTTTCACATCGCATTCAAAACAGATGATTTTGAGGCAGCCCATGCCCTGCATGAAAAGATGGGGTGTATCTGCTATGAAAATAGGGAGATGGGCATCTATTTTATCAATGATCCGGATGGGTATTGGCTTGAGGTTGTGCCTCTAAAATAG
- a CDS encoding HU family DNA-binding protein, which yields MLILNCRLTQPRSKGMKGVLKKLLEIMKSTLASGENLMISGFGKFQVGLVLTSAAVGASHRACPDKGNHRGIAPTKNGP from the coding sequence ATGCTTATTTTAAATTGTCGATTGACCCAACCTCGTTCAAAAGGTATGAAAGGCGTTTTAAAGAAGCTTCTTGAAATTATGAAATCGACCCTTGCGTCAGGTGAAAATCTTATGATTAGCGGGTTCGGAAAATTTCAGGTGGGATTGGTTTTAACGTCGGCCGCTGTAGGGGCAAGCCACCGTGCCTGCCCTGACAAGGGCAACCACAGGGGGATTGCCCCTACGAAAAATGGCCCATAA
- a CDS encoding STAS/SEC14 domain-containing protein, producing the protein MIEMIDIGIADAIAYRIEGKITEEDMKMILAIFKEKIEKNQKLIVYQEVVSVGGAEFDAMIEKLKFFLEFGLSHFSRIAVITHKKWLHKLVDLEGKLFKGIEMKGFPKEEKDQAIKFLKHA; encoded by the coding sequence ATGATAGAAATGATAGATATTGGTATAGCTGATGCCATCGCTTATCGAATAGAAGGTAAGATCACAGAAGAAGACATGAAAATGATTCTTGCGATTTTTAAAGAAAAAATCGAGAAAAATCAAAAACTAATAGTTTATCAGGAAGTGGTGAGCGTCGGCGGCGCCGAGTTCGATGCAATGATAGAAAAATTAAAGTTCTTTCTTGAGTTTGGGCTTTCCCATTTCAGCAGGATTGCCGTTATTACGCATAAAAAATGGCTTCATAAACTTGTAGATTTGGAAGGTAAACTTTTTAAGGGCATAGAAATGAAAGGGTTTCCAAAGGAAGAAAAAGACCAAGCGATTAAATTTTTGAAGCATGCTTAG
- a CDS encoding ABC transporter substrate binding protein: MNNGKKWRVAYYEGGPYSDYTDTMRTLVHGLIKTGWITAKNPPDVPQEIPRPYIDWLTKHGSPYLSFKPEDCYSAGWDDQKRVKVRKELLKKLKHGGIDIVLAMGTWAGLDMANNEHTVPVMILSTSDPIKAGIIKSPTDSGFDHVTARVDPNRYLRQLRMFHRIVGFNTLGIAVEDTEDGRSYAAINEARQIAKERGFELITCNVLDLIPDKEKADSSCFKCYHELSKKADAVYLTALVCADTRTKQLADIFKNARIPSFSMAGSKWVKDGILLSISSDSGYAALSRYNADKFGKILNGTKPRDLNQIFEDPLDIAINMSTAKAIGFPIPKSILRIATEVYGE, translated from the coding sequence TTGAACAACGGTAAAAAATGGCGGGTCGCCTATTACGAGGGCGGACCGTATTCGGATTATACCGATACCATGAGGACGCTTGTTCACGGTTTGATCAAAACAGGCTGGATAACAGCTAAAAATCCGCCCGATGTCCCACAAGAAATTCCCAGACCTTATATCGACTGGCTGACAAAACACGGCAGCCCGTATTTGTCGTTTAAACCGGAAGATTGTTATTCGGCAGGCTGGGATGATCAAAAAAGAGTTAAGGTGCGAAAAGAATTGCTGAAAAAACTAAAACACGGCGGTATTGATATTGTTCTTGCAATGGGCACCTGGGCCGGTTTGGATATGGCCAACAACGAGCATACTGTTCCGGTGATGATTTTGTCCACATCCGACCCGATAAAGGCCGGCATCATCAAAAGTCCAACAGATTCCGGGTTTGATCATGTGACCGCCAGGGTCGATCCTAATCGCTACTTAAGGCAGTTGCGGATGTTCCACAGGATCGTTGGATTTAATACCCTGGGCATTGCCGTTGAAGACACCGAAGACGGCCGGAGTTATGCTGCCATCAATGAAGCACGGCAGATTGCAAAGGAAAGGGGCTTTGAGTTGATTACCTGCAATGTTCTGGACTTGATACCGGACAAAGAGAAAGCTGACAGTTCCTGTTTTAAATGTTACCATGAACTCTCGAAAAAAGCCGATGCCGTATATTTAACGGCTTTGGTGTGTGCAGACACAAGGACGAAACAACTCGCAGATATTTTTAAGAATGCTCGGATCCCTTCGTTTTCAATGGCCGGGTCAAAATGGGTGAAAGACGGAATTTTGCTGAGTATTTCCAGTGATTCAGGATATGCCGCACTGAGCCGGTATAATGCAGATAAATTTGGTAAAATTTTAAACGGCACAAAACCAAGAGATCTCAACCAGATATTTGAGGACCCTCTGGACATCGCAATTAATATGTCAACCGCAAAAGCCATCGGTTTTCCCATACCCAAAAGCATTTTAAGAATAGCCACCGAAGTTTATGGAGAATAA
- a CDS encoding ATP-binding protein, with product MQRRIGYVIIAVICFFYWILDSIWSYMSFEYNLKNLIFREPGSYVDTFLLKVPPYQIVSRLMVLFLFVIIGFIIIEFIKKRQEDQNKHQEAHDTLLTVLNSLDAAIYVTDIKTYEILFMNKYLVDKCGGNFLGDACYKIFRNANDVCEHCPALDLVDNDGNLKDVVFRELQDPVTKSWYLTYDKAIKWIDGRVAHLQIATDVTRLKKLQEKEKKADEYLRQVQKMESIGNLAGGIAHDFNNLLFPIIGMSELLLEDLPENSLEFKNVQVILDAGKRGRDLVQQILSFSRQTEKKNIPVRLQQILKEALKLSRSTIPSSIQINQDIQENCGWVMADPIQLHQIVINLITNAYHAVDQSEGKINVQLKEISVTKDNPSAKLNSDSKYVMLRISDNGCGIKAAIKNKIFDPYFTTKDKDKGTGLGLAVVYGIVQDYGGDILVDSNVGEGTVFSIYLPLPEQLPETEAVDKTNSFQTGSEHILLVDDEKQVAHIEKQMLNRLGYRVTMHTSSLDALECFRENPEAFDLLLTDGTMPGLTGDRLAQEVLAIRPDIPILLCTGFSEKIDRQKAKHLGIKGFLMKPVVKSDMARMVRQILDNK from the coding sequence GTGCAGCGTCGAATAGGATACGTGATCATCGCGGTCATCTGCTTTTTTTATTGGATACTCGATAGTATCTGGTCATATATGTCTTTTGAATACAATTTAAAAAATTTAATTTTTAGAGAACCGGGGTCCTATGTGGACACCTTTTTGTTGAAAGTCCCTCCCTATCAGATTGTCTCCCGGCTCATGGTTCTGTTTTTATTCGTTATTATCGGTTTTATTATCATCGAATTTATAAAAAAACGGCAGGAAGATCAAAACAAACACCAAGAGGCCCACGATACCTTATTGACAGTTCTCAACAGCCTTGATGCGGCGATTTACGTCACAGATATAAAGACCTATGAAATTTTGTTCATGAATAAATATCTGGTGGACAAATGCGGAGGAAATTTTTTAGGAGACGCTTGTTACAAGATATTTAGAAACGCAAATGACGTGTGTGAGCACTGTCCGGCTTTGGACCTGGTAGACAACGACGGCAACTTAAAAGATGTGGTCTTCCGGGAGCTTCAGGACCCTGTAACAAAGTCATGGTATCTAACGTATGACAAGGCGATTAAATGGATCGACGGTCGTGTTGCTCATCTGCAGATTGCCACCGATGTCACCCGGCTTAAAAAGCTTCAGGAAAAAGAAAAAAAGGCGGACGAATATCTGCGCCAGGTTCAAAAAATGGAATCCATCGGCAATCTGGCCGGAGGTATCGCACACGACTTCAATAATCTTTTATTTCCGATCATTGGTATGTCGGAACTGCTTTTAGAAGATCTTCCTGAAAACAGCCTTGAGTTCAAAAATGTCCAGGTGATTCTGGATGCCGGCAAAAGAGGCCGCGATCTTGTCCAGCAGATCCTGTCCTTCAGCCGCCAGACCGAGAAGAAAAATATCCCTGTCCGCCTGCAGCAAATTTTGAAGGAAGCATTGAAATTAAGCCGGTCCACAATACCGTCTTCCATACAAATCAATCAGGATATTCAGGAAAATTGCGGGTGGGTGATGGCCGATCCCATACAACTTCACCAGATTGTGATCAATCTGATCACCAATGCATATCATGCCGTGGATCAGTCGGAAGGCAAAATCAATGTCCAGTTAAAGGAAATATCCGTCACAAAAGACAATCCGTCGGCGAAACTCAATTCAGATAGTAAATACGTGATGCTCAGAATTTCAGACAATGGGTGTGGTATTAAAGCGGCAATTAAAAATAAAATTTTCGATCCTTATTTCACTACCAAAGATAAGGACAAAGGCACAGGCCTTGGTCTTGCTGTTGTTTACGGGATTGTTCAGGATTACGGGGGAGATATCCTGGTGGACAGTAACGTAGGGGAAGGAACGGTTTTTTCAATATACCTGCCATTACCTGAGCAACTGCCGGAAACAGAGGCAGTGGACAAGACAAATTCATTTCAAACCGGATCGGAACATATTCTTCTTGTTGACGATGAAAAACAAGTAGCTCATATAGAAAAACAGATGCTCAATCGGCTGGGGTATAGGGTTACTATGCATACCAGCAGTCTGGACGCGCTGGAATGCTTTCGTGAAAATCCAGAAGCATTTGACCTATTATTGACTGATGGGACAATGCCGGGGCTCACTGGAGACAGGTTGGCACAGGAAGTCCTGGCAATAAGGCCTGATATCCCGATTCTTCTCTGTACGGGCTTCAGTGAAAAGATTGACAGACAGAAGGCGAAGCATCTCGGAATCAAAGGATTTTTAATGAAGCCGGTTGTCAAATCCGATATGGCCCGGATGGTACGGCAGATTCTCGACAACAAGTAG
- a CDS encoding peptidoglycan recognition family protein: MNIEPCDNFSFSKGSALVPFFILIVFAVLMTAAPIRAAQTYSRPELVRFQNRIVDYRSRINPRFRKKVRPKTRLIIVHTSELGLKSTLRVVSRGKRFKNGRTTPGGHANYVVARNGTVYRILDKKYRADHAGLSMWNGVSNVSDISVGIEFVGYHYASLTTSQYKSAGMLLDILKRVYGLEDKDVLTHSQISYGKPNRWFSNNHRGRKRCAKNFDRTRAGLGPTWPFDPDVRAGSLAPDPMLAQVFYPAPGTVASIGKKASQIQESDVISKQNSAWAIAGEDYDAPNTVYILPGGKTLPGDRVASNWGWDRLPEGTKVMLNQKTQQVREQAKSIIKTISGRMTAWSHAGGAYHAPSTIYFLPSGRILNGYTISDWDDLPSGTRLVVGYKGPIVITQNKTAYAIAGAKFKHPGTIYHIPGRGPVQGNRIPDFSDLPKGTGVYLPIAG, encoded by the coding sequence ATGAATATTGAACCTTGTGACAATTTTTCTTTTTCGAAGGGTTCTGCCCTGGTGCCCTTTTTTATCCTGATAGTATTTGCCGTGCTGATGACAGCGGCCCCGATCCGGGCTGCACAGACCTATTCCCGTCCGGAACTTGTCCGTTTCCAGAATCGCATCGTGGATTATCGTTCCCGGATCAATCCGCGATTTAGAAAAAAGGTGCGTCCCAAAACCCGGTTGATCATCGTTCATACTTCCGAATTGGGGCTGAAAAGTACGTTAAGGGTGGTTTCCAGGGGAAAACGCTTTAAGAACGGTCGTACCACTCCCGGCGGGCATGCCAATTATGTTGTTGCCAGAAATGGAACAGTTTACCGGATTCTGGATAAAAAATACAGGGCTGACCATGCCGGTCTGTCCATGTGGAACGGGGTGTCTAATGTAAGCGACATCTCAGTGGGCATTGAGTTTGTCGGTTATCATTACGCTTCCCTAACTACCAGTCAGTATAAGTCTGCGGGCATGCTGCTGGATATCCTTAAAAGGGTTTATGGCCTTGAGGATAAAGACGTTCTGACCCACAGTCAGATTTCATACGGAAAACCCAATCGATGGTTCTCCAACAATCATAGAGGGCGTAAACGATGTGCGAAAAATTTTGACAGAACCCGGGCAGGGCTCGGACCAACCTGGCCGTTTGATCCTGATGTCAGGGCTGGTAGCCTTGCACCGGACCCCATGCTGGCCCAGGTTTTTTATCCTGCTCCCGGAACTGTCGCTTCTATCGGTAAAAAAGCGTCCCAAATCCAGGAATCCGATGTGATTTCAAAGCAGAATTCCGCCTGGGCCATTGCCGGGGAAGATTATGACGCTCCCAATACGGTCTACATCCTGCCCGGCGGAAAAACCCTGCCCGGTGACAGGGTCGCCTCAAATTGGGGTTGGGACCGTCTGCCCGAGGGCACAAAGGTAATGCTCAACCAGAAAACGCAACAAGTCCGCGAGCAGGCGAAAAGCATCATAAAAACCATTTCCGGGCGGATGACGGCCTGGTCCCATGCCGGCGGGGCGTACCATGCGCCCTCCACCATTTATTTTCTTCCATCGGGTCGGATTTTGAACGGATATACGATTTCGGATTGGGATGACTTGCCGTCAGGCACTCGTCTGGTGGTGGGGTATAAAGGTCCCATTGTCATTACACAAAATAAAACTGCCTATGCAATAGCCGGCGCAAAGTTCAAACATCCGGGAACCATTTACCATATTCCGGGCCGGGGACCGGTCCAAGGCAACAGAATTCCGGATTTTAGCGATTTGCCTAAAGGGACGGGTGTTTACCTGCCGATTGCCGGCTAA
- a CDS encoding pyridoxamine 5'-phosphate oxidase family protein, whose protein sequence is MPVLPEETSNAWDSHKGPIILSTVNKDGVPNAIYATCVSKYDEQTLVVANNYFSKTIENIKAGSKACILFITSDNTSYQVKGTLEYHTQGPVFDDMKKWNPEKHPGHGAAALKVEEVYKGAEKLL, encoded by the coding sequence ATGCCTGTATTACCTGAAGAAACCAGCAACGCCTGGGACAGTCACAAAGGTCCTATTATATTATCCACCGTGAACAAAGACGGGGTACCCAATGCCATTTATGCGACCTGTGTGAGCAAATATGATGAGCAGACCCTGGTTGTGGCCAATAATTATTTTTCCAAAACCATAGAAAATATCAAAGCCGGATCAAAGGCTTGTATTTTATTCATCACTTCGGATAACACATCCTATCAGGTCAAAGGAACCCTTGAGTACCATACCCAGGGGCCTGTGTTTGACGATATGAAAAAGTGGAATCCTGAAAAACATCCGGGCCATGGCGCTGCCGCACTAAAGGTCGAAGAGGTTTATAAAGGCGCAGAAAAATTATTATAG
- a CDS encoding virulence protein RhuM/Fic/DOC family protein codes for MNESGQIEIYQAEDGQTEIQVRLENDTIWLSQAQMVELFGVDKSGISRHLRNIFKTGELVRDSVVAKFATTAADKKTYQVEYFNLDAIISVGYRVNSIKGTKFRIWATQRLKEYLVQGYSVNQKRFQQNAAELQQALALIRQAAHAPSLASDMGRGLVDIMGRYTQTFLWLQQYDEGLLKDPKGHTGGDLPSPMDAMGALGELKTQLIARGEATNFFAKSSRVDSLAGIFGNLDQTVFGEPAYPTVESKAAHLLYFVVKNHPFIDGNKRSGAFLFVDFLHRNGRLLDIAGQPVINDTGLAALTLLVAESAPNQKDTIIKLIMNLLCDSESKET; via the coding sequence ATGAATGAAAGCGGGCAGATTGAAATTTATCAGGCAGAGGACGGTCAAACAGAAATACAGGTCCGCCTTGAAAATGATACTATATGGTTATCCCAGGCCCAAATGGTTGAACTGTTTGGAGTGGATAAATCAGGTATAAGCCGACATTTAAGGAATATTTTTAAAACCGGCGAACTTGTTCGGGATTCAGTTGTTGCAAAATTTGCAACAACTGCCGCCGATAAAAAGACGTATCAGGTGGAATACTTTAATCTGGACGCGATTATTTCTGTGGGCTATCGGGTGAACTCCATTAAAGGAACAAAGTTTAGAATATGGGCCACCCAACGGTTAAAAGAATATTTGGTTCAAGGGTACTCAGTCAACCAGAAACGATTTCAACAAAATGCCGCTGAGCTTCAACAGGCGCTTGCCCTTATACGGCAGGCAGCGCATGCTCCGTCTCTGGCATCGGATATGGGCCGGGGGCTCGTAGATATCATGGGCCGGTACACTCAAACCTTTCTCTGGCTCCAGCAGTATGATGAAGGGCTTTTAAAAGATCCTAAAGGGCATACAGGGGGGGATCTGCCAAGCCCGATGGATGCCATGGGCGCTTTGGGGGAATTGAAAACACAGTTGATCGCCCGGGGAGAGGCAACAAATTTTTTTGCAAAATCTTCCAGGGTTGACAGTCTTGCCGGAATATTTGGTAACCTGGATCAAACCGTATTTGGAGAGCCTGCCTATCCAACTGTTGAAAGCAAGGCTGCACACCTTCTATATTTTGTCGTTAAAAATCATCCGTTCATTGACGGCAATAAGCGCAGCGGGGCTTTTTTGTTTGTGGATTTCCTTCACCGGAACGGACGCTTACTGGATATTGCCGGGCAACCGGTGATCAATGATACCGGACTGGCCGCCTTAACATTGCTGGTGGCAGAATCTGCCCCAAATCAAAAAGATACGATAATAAAACTGATCATGAATTTATTGTGTGATTCTGAATCAAAAGAGACATAA